A single genomic interval of Methylobacterium bullatum harbors:
- the cysL_1 gene encoding HTH-type transcriptional regulator CysL has protein sequence MTLDQLRIFVAVAERQHVTRAAEALNLVQSAVSTAIANIEGRHATKLFHRVGRGIELTEAGRVFLVEARAVLARAEAAELVLADLSGMRRGTLALYASQTIASDWLPRHLVAFRRAYPEIAIRLAVGNTTDAADAVRAGQAELGFVEGALDDPTLASTTIAHDQLVLVVAPGHPFAGATALEPKDLAGADWVLREGGSGTRSAFEAALGAAGLAAAQLQVTLELPSNEAVRAAVEAGGGAAVLSETVVAAALRAGTLVRAAFALPSRPFRVLRHKERYRSRAADALLDLIATADAE, from the coding sequence ATGACCCTCGACCAACTCCGCATCTTCGTGGCGGTGGCCGAGCGGCAGCACGTAACCCGGGCTGCCGAGGCGCTGAACCTCGTGCAGTCGGCGGTCAGCACGGCGATCGCCAATATCGAGGGACGACACGCGACCAAGCTGTTCCATCGGGTCGGCCGCGGGATCGAGCTGACCGAGGCGGGACGCGTGTTCCTCGTCGAGGCCCGCGCGGTGCTCGCCCGGGCCGAGGCCGCCGAGCTGGTGCTCGCCGACCTCAGCGGCATGCGACGCGGGACGCTGGCCCTCTACGCCAGCCAGACCATCGCCAGCGACTGGCTGCCGCGCCACCTTGTCGCCTTCCGCCGGGCCTACCCTGAGATCGCCATCCGGCTGGCGGTGGGCAACACCACCGACGCTGCCGATGCGGTCCGCGCCGGGCAGGCCGAACTCGGCTTCGTCGAGGGGGCGCTGGACGACCCGACGCTCGCGAGCACCACCATTGCTCATGACCAGCTCGTCCTCGTGGTCGCCCCAGGCCATCCCTTCGCCGGAGCGACCGCCCTTGAACCCAAGGACCTCGCCGGGGCCGACTGGGTGCTGCGCGAGGGGGGATCGGGAACCCGCTCGGCCTTTGAGGCGGCGCTGGGTGCGGCCGGCCTCGCTGCGGCTCAACTCCAAGTCACACTCGAATTGCCCTCGAACGAGGCGGTCCGCGCCGCCGTCGAGGCCGGGGGCGGGGCCGCCGTGCTGTCCGAGACCGTGGTCGCCGCAGCGCTTCGAGCCGGGACCCTGGTACGGGCGGCGTTCGCCCTGCCGAGCCGGCCGTTCCGGGTACTGCGCCACAAGGAGCGCTACCGCAGCCGGGCCGCCGACGCGCTGCTCGATTTGATCGCAACGGCGGATGCCGAATGA
- the ecfG_5 gene encoding ECF RNA polymerase sigma factor EcfG, producing the protein MDEIAALIEPQIPALRRYAVALLRDREAADDLVQDTLERALSGWSGRRRDGDLRAWLFTIERNLFLGTVRRRGRRGIDVGAEALEQVPDPGADPEAVMGARDVLTGLDALPEEQRSVLLLVAVEDLSYAEAAQVLGVPLGTVMSRLSRARERMRSFLETGRTGLLRRVK; encoded by the coding sequence GTGGACGAGATCGCCGCCCTCATCGAACCGCAGATCCCAGCGTTGCGGCGCTACGCAGTCGCACTGTTGCGGGACCGCGAAGCGGCGGATGACCTCGTCCAGGACACGTTGGAGCGGGCGTTGTCCGGCTGGTCCGGACGTCGCCGCGACGGCGACCTGCGAGCCTGGCTGTTCACGATCGAGCGCAACCTGTTCCTCGGCACTGTTCGACGCCGGGGCCGGCGCGGCATCGATGTCGGCGCTGAGGCTTTGGAGCAGGTGCCCGATCCGGGTGCCGACCCCGAGGCCGTTATGGGGGCACGCGACGTGCTCACCGGACTCGACGCCCTGCCCGAGGAGCAGCGCTCAGTGCTACTGCTCGTCGCGGTCGAGGATCTGTCTTATGCGGAAGCGGCGCAGGTGCTCGGAGTACCGCTGGGCACGGTGATGTCGCGGTTAAGCCGAGCCCGGGAGCGGATGCGAAGTTTTCTGGAAACGGGCCGAACCGGCTTGTTGAGGAGGGTGAAATGA
- the lspA_2 gene encoding Lipoprotein signal peptidase: MRLIRERAGFGALVVIAVTAAGTDLWTKALAVDRLSDETVHAVLPMLDLRLAFNHGISFSLLPAHDATSLVVLLALQGMLTAYVARLAFRATGASEGVGFAIMTGGALGNLIDRWVDGRVTDFLDLHPAEVHWFTFNMADIWISLGAALIAWEAVGKPGGPRPPAPLDRAALRVP; this comes from the coding sequence ATGCGTCTCATACGGGAAAGGGCCGGGTTCGGCGCCCTCGTCGTAATCGCTGTGACCGCGGCGGGCACCGACCTGTGGACCAAGGCGCTGGCGGTCGACAGGCTTTCCGACGAAACCGTGCACGCGGTACTGCCGATGCTCGACCTCAGGCTCGCGTTCAATCATGGCATCAGCTTCAGCCTGCTTCCGGCGCATGACGCGACGTCCTTGGTCGTCCTTCTTGCGCTTCAGGGAATGCTGACGGCCTACGTTGCCCGGTTGGCATTCCGCGCGACCGGAGCGTCGGAAGGAGTTGGTTTCGCCATCATGACCGGCGGTGCACTGGGAAACCTCATCGACCGATGGGTGGACGGCCGCGTCACGGACTTCCTCGACCTGCACCCGGCGGAGGTGCATTGGTTCACCTTCAACATGGCCGATATCTGGATCAGCCTCGGGGCCGCCTTGATAGCTTGGGAGGCAGTCGGCAAGCCGGGCGGGCCGAGACCACCAGCGCCGCTTGATCGGGCCGCCCTACGGGTCCCTTAA
- the zntA gene encoding Lead, cadmium, zinc and mercury-transporting ATPase, protein MSGPGTMGAVPAGTALRYRVKGMDCPSCATKIETAVTRLPGVGGVRVNYTAQVLDLVLDEAATPRADLEERITGLGYGVATLPTAADLARAHVTGADIPAIEDEEAEPSVWRSRKGLLALAIAGLFAAGFLLDQVQPGLAGEYAYWPGALLGLAFYGRRAIAAARNGSPFSIEMLMSVATVGALAIHAAEEAAVVVLLFTVGEMLEGFAAGRSRAGIKALVGLVPKTARLIEEDGVVREVPAASLVIGQTVLVRPGDRVPADGEVTDGTSSLDESPITGESVPRPKEVGDAVYAGSVNADGALQVRVTRMPSDNTVARILHMVEEAQASKSPTARFIDRFSAVYTPVAFAVAALAALGPPLLLGADWGTWIYRGLALLLIACPCALVLSTPAAIASGLAAGARRGLLVKGGAALETIGRVRTVAFDKTGTLTAGRPRVTDVLPFAPDMTDRTLLGLAATVEAGSSHPIARAILERTEADAIPLRPVRDARAVPGKAVQATVAGRTVAVASPRHAATLASLSPEAEATVQAVEEAGKTAVVVVRDGEALGVVAVRDEPRQDAAAGVAALRRLGVECVMLTGDNRRTGEAIAKGLGLSVRADLLPADKLAEIGALKEVGPVAMVGDGINDAPALASASVGIAMGGGTDAALETADAAILNDRVSDVAALVALSRATLGNIHQNVAISLGLKAVFLVTTLAGITGLWPAILADTGATVLVTANALRLLRA, encoded by the coding sequence ATGTCAGGGCCAGGAACCATGGGTGCGGTCCCCGCCGGTACCGCACTGCGCTACCGCGTTAAGGGCATGGACTGCCCGAGCTGCGCGACCAAGATCGAGACGGCCGTGACGCGCCTGCCCGGCGTCGGGGGCGTGCGGGTTAACTACACGGCCCAGGTCCTCGACCTTGTGCTCGACGAGGCTGCCACACCCCGAGCGGACCTGGAGGAGCGGATCACTGGTCTCGGCTACGGCGTCGCCACCCTGCCCACGGCCGCCGACCTCGCCCGTGCGCACGTCACCGGAGCGGACATCCCCGCCATTGAGGACGAGGAGGCGGAGCCGTCCGTCTGGCGCAGTCGCAAGGGCCTGCTGGCTCTGGCCATCGCCGGCCTGTTCGCTGCCGGCTTCCTCCTCGATCAGGTCCAACCGGGCCTAGCCGGTGAGTACGCCTACTGGCCCGGCGCGCTCCTTGGGCTCGCCTTCTACGGACGCCGGGCCATCGCCGCCGCGCGCAACGGCTCGCCGTTCTCCATCGAGATGCTGATGTCGGTCGCGACCGTCGGAGCTCTGGCCATCCATGCCGCCGAGGAAGCCGCGGTCGTGGTCCTGCTGTTCACCGTCGGCGAGATGCTCGAAGGCTTCGCGGCCGGCCGATCCCGCGCCGGCATCAAGGCGCTCGTGGGCCTGGTGCCGAAGACGGCGCGTTTGATCGAGGAGGACGGCGTCGTGCGCGAGGTGCCGGCCGCCTCCCTGGTGATCGGCCAAACCGTGCTGGTGCGCCCGGGTGACCGCGTCCCTGCGGACGGCGAGGTCACGGACGGCACGTCGAGCCTTGACGAGTCCCCGATCACGGGGGAATCGGTGCCCCGGCCAAAGGAGGTCGGGGACGCCGTCTATGCCGGCAGCGTCAATGCGGACGGGGCCCTGCAGGTCAGGGTCACCCGGATGCCGTCGGACAACACCGTCGCCCGCATTCTGCACATGGTGGAGGAGGCGCAGGCTTCGAAGTCGCCGACCGCCCGGTTCATCGACCGCTTCAGCGCCGTCTACACCCCGGTCGCCTTCGCGGTCGCCGCGCTGGCGGCGCTTGGCCCGCCGCTGCTGCTCGGCGCCGACTGGGGCACCTGGATCTATCGCGGACTGGCGTTGCTCCTCATCGCCTGCCCCTGCGCCCTCGTGCTCTCGACCCCGGCCGCCATCGCCTCGGGTCTTGCCGCCGGAGCGCGGCGGGGACTGCTGGTGAAGGGCGGCGCCGCCCTGGAGACCATCGGACGGGTGCGTACCGTCGCGTTCGACAAGACGGGGACGCTCACGGCAGGGCGTCCAAGGGTCACCGACGTCCTCCCATTTGCCCCGGACATGACGGATCGCACCCTGCTCGGGCTCGCGGCGACGGTGGAGGCCGGATCGAGCCACCCCATCGCTCGTGCGATCCTCGAACGTACGGAGGCCGACGCCATCCCCCTGCGCCCCGTACGCGATGCCCGTGCGGTTCCCGGCAAGGCCGTCCAGGCCACGGTCGCCGGTCGCACGGTCGCGGTGGCATCCCCGCGCCACGCCGCGACGCTGGCCAGCCTCTCGCCGGAAGCGGAAGCGACGGTGCAGGCCGTTGAGGAAGCCGGCAAGACCGCCGTCGTCGTGGTTCGGGACGGAGAGGCGCTCGGCGTCGTGGCGGTCCGGGACGAGCCCAGACAGGATGCGGCCGCCGGCGTCGCGGCCCTGCGCCGGCTTGGGGTCGAATGCGTGATGCTGACCGGCGACAACCGGCGCACCGGCGAGGCCATCGCCAAGGGCCTGGGACTATCGGTCCGGGCCGACCTGCTGCCGGCCGACAAGCTCGCCGAGATCGGCGCGTTGAAGGAGGTCGGCCCGGTCGCTATGGTCGGCGACGGCATCAACGACGCCCCCGCGCTCGCCTCCGCCAGCGTCGGCATTGCCATGGGCGGCGGCACAGACGCGGCACTGGAGACGGCTGACGCGGCCATCCTCAACGACCGGGTATCGGACGTGGCCGCCCTCGTGGCGCTGTCCCGGGCGACGCTCGGCAACATCCACCAAAACGTGGCCATCTCGCTGGGGCTCAAGGCCGTGTTCCTGGTGACGACGCTCGCAGGCATCACTGGGCTATGGCCGGCCATCCTGGCGGATACCGGGGCGACCGTCCTGGTGACGGCCAACGCCCTTCGCCTGCTCCGGGCTTGA
- the hmrR_3 gene encoding HTH-type transcriptional regulator HmrR, with amino-acid sequence MAHTSSMTIGDLAAATNTSVETIRWYEKVNLLPAPARSAGNYRLYGTEHLRRLGFIRRGRDLGFTLDQVRELLALADDRKRSCTEVDTIARAHLAEVERKLSDLTRLAHELRDVIGQCGCGSVADCRIIEALSPHGELS; translated from the coding sequence ATGGCGCACACATCCTCCATGACCATCGGCGATTTGGCGGCGGCGACGAACACCAGCGTTGAGACAATCCGCTGGTACGAGAAGGTCAACCTTTTGCCGGCGCCGGCGCGGTCGGCGGGCAATTACCGCCTCTACGGTACCGAGCACCTGCGTCGTCTGGGCTTCATCAGACGTGGACGGGACCTTGGCTTCACGCTGGACCAGGTCAGGGAGCTTCTCGCTTTAGCCGACGACCGCAAGCGTTCCTGCACCGAAGTCGATACCATCGCCCGCGCGCACCTGGCGGAGGTCGAGCGCAAACTCTCCGACCTAACCCGGCTTGCCCACGAACTGCGCGACGTTATTGGTCAATGCGGATGCGGGTCGGTCGCCGACTGCCGCATCATCGAGGCGTTGTCCCCCCACGGGGAGCTGTCCTAA